From Acidobacteriota bacterium, one genomic window encodes:
- a CDS encoding acyl-CoA dehydrogenase yields the protein MISFENSDLIKKQQRYAESIAREHIRPLARYYDDPEHEHEIPWDFVRFIWDTGRKGLDALMPGAEVPDEPFMLQIHTNEMISWGDVGFFMCLPWPALGGNAIQNTGTEEQKNRLTERFRGERPTWTCMALTESHCGSDSSAIRTRAVQDGDGWVLNGEKLFVTSARKALEESQGFMVVWATTDPGAGRSAIRPFLVEAGNPGVRIMKLENKLGLRASDTAVVILEDCRVPLENLLGGGEKGFKGAMATFDSARPAAASSGLGIARATIDFVKEELERQGITIRYALPRRLLTAIERDVIEMETEWRAAWLLTVRAAWMVDRGIPNTVESSMSKVKAGEAVTRITQKGIELMGPLGYSERMLLEKWMRDGKIIDLFEGTGQINRLVIARRILGYSSRDLK from the coding sequence ATGATCAGCTTTGAAAACTCGGACCTGATAAAGAAACAGCAGCGGTACGCGGAATCGATCGCCCGGGAACACATACGGCCGCTGGCCCGGTATTACGACGATCCCGAACACGAGCACGAAATCCCCTGGGATTTCGTGCGGTTCATCTGGGACACCGGGAGGAAAGGGCTCGACGCCCTGATGCCGGGCGCCGAGGTCCCCGACGAACCCTTCATGCTGCAGATCCATACCAACGAGATGATCTCCTGGGGCGACGTCGGGTTTTTCATGTGCCTCCCCTGGCCCGCCCTGGGGGGGAACGCCATCCAGAACACCGGGACCGAGGAGCAGAAAAACCGCCTCACCGAGCGCTTCCGGGGGGAGCGGCCCACCTGGACCTGCATGGCGCTGACCGAATCCCACTGCGGATCGGACTCCTCGGCCATCCGCACCCGGGCGGTGCAGGACGGCGACGGGTGGGTCCTCAACGGGGAGAAGCTGTTCGTCACCAGCGCCCGGAAGGCGCTCGAGGAGTCGCAGGGCTTCATGGTCGTCTGGGCGACGACGGACCCCGGGGCCGGGCGCAGCGCCATCCGCCCCTTTCTGGTGGAGGCGGGCAACCCCGGCGTGAGGATCATGAAGCTGGAAAACAAGCTGGGCCTGCGCGCCAGCGATACGGCCGTCGTCATCCTCGAGGACTGCCGCGTCCCCCTGGAAAACCTGCTCGGGGGAGGGGAAAAGGGGTTCAAGGGCGCCATGGCCACCTTCGACTCCGCCCGGCCGGCCGCCGCCTCGAGCGGCCTGGGCATCGCGCGGGCTACGATCGATTTCGTCAAGGAGGAGCTCGAGCGGCAGGGCATCACGATCCGCTACGCGCTCCCGCGCCGGCTGCTCACGGCCATCGAGCGGGATGTCATCGAAATGGAGACCGAGTGGCGGGCCGCCTGGCTGCTGACGGTCAGGGCCGCCTGGATGGTGGACCGGGGGATTCCCAATACGGTCGAATCGTCCATGTCCAAGGTCAAGGCGGGGGAGGCCGTCACCCGGATCACCCAGAAGGGGATCGAACTCATGGGCCCGCTGGGGTACTCCGAACGGATGCTGCTGGAAAAGTGGATGCGGGACGGCAAGATCATCGACCTGTTCGAGGGGACCGGGCAGATCAACCGGCTGGTGATCGCCAGGCGCATCCTGGGCTACTCCAGCAGGGACCTGAAATAG
- a CDS encoding NUDIX domain-containing protein encodes MESQVVIGLNAVIVAVTGDTPRILTVRRERASPAGDPAGRETGGWQEAIPSGPLDPSGDRTLELGLRRWVREQTGLGIGYVEQLYTFGDRNRDPLESSGGPRVISVAYLALVREGKPSGAAGADWRDWYRFFPWEDWRGGPPAVIGDPIGPALERWVRQSPDRRTQRERRERGDIHFGLRGAPWVPERVLERYELIYEIGLAVEAFRDRGPLGTAPPSGGERRGRRDGRGRQMGQPLALDHRRILATALGRLRGKLNYRPVVFELLPAEFTLLQLQRVLESLAGVRLHKQNLRRLVEKGGLVEGTGRLDPRTGGRPAELFRFRRDVLRERPAPGVGLPGIRHGA; translated from the coding sequence TTGGAATCGCAGGTCGTGATCGGCCTCAACGCCGTCATCGTCGCGGTGACGGGGGACACGCCCCGCATCCTCACCGTCAGGAGAGAGAGGGCCTCCCCGGCCGGAGACCCCGCGGGGCGCGAAACCGGAGGATGGCAGGAGGCCATCCCCTCCGGCCCCCTCGACCCGTCCGGCGACCGCACCCTGGAACTGGGCCTGCGCCGCTGGGTGCGCGAACAGACCGGGCTGGGGATCGGCTACGTCGAGCAGCTCTATACCTTCGGCGACCGCAACCGGGACCCCCTGGAATCAAGCGGAGGCCCCCGCGTGATCTCCGTCGCCTACCTGGCCCTGGTCCGGGAGGGGAAGCCTTCCGGGGCCGCCGGCGCCGACTGGCGCGACTGGTACCGTTTCTTCCCCTGGGAGGACTGGCGCGGCGGCCCCCCGGCCGTCATCGGGGACCCTATCGGGCCGGCGCTCGAACGGTGGGTGCGCCAATCGCCCGACCGGAGGACGCAAAGGGAAAGGCGCGAACGGGGCGACATCCACTTCGGGTTGAGGGGGGCCCCCTGGGTTCCGGAACGCGTGCTGGAACGCTACGAGCTGATCTACGAAATCGGGCTGGCGGTCGAAGCCTTCCGCGACCGGGGTCCTCTGGGGACGGCCCCGCCGTCCGGCGGGGAGCGGCGCGGCCGGCGGGACGGCCGGGGGAGGCAGATGGGGCAGCCCCTGGCGCTCGACCACCGCCGGATCCTGGCGACGGCCCTGGGACGCCTCCGGGGAAAGCTGAATTACCGGCCGGTCGTGTTCGAGCTCCTCCCCGCGGAGTTCACCCTGCTCCAGCTGCAGAGGGTCCTGGAATCCCTGGCGGGGGTGCGGCTGCACAAGCAGAACCTGCGCCGCCTGGTGGAAAAGGGGGGGCTCGTCGAGGGGACCGGCCGGCTCGACCCCCGGACCGGGGGGCGTCCGGCGGAACTTTTCCGTTTCCGGCGGGATGTCCTGCGCGAACGTCCCGCCCCCGGAGTCGGCCTGCCCGGGATCCGCCACGGGGCCTGA
- a CDS encoding response regulator: MINARILVIEDDKFLRRACEVSLGKRGFTVLTAVDGEEGIRQALSGSPDLILLDMLMPRLTGIETLEVLKREEKTRHIPVVILSNSSIEADVQRAKALGAVGYLVKASLSLRELGDRVIGFLEQAGMDPGTPQDPPR, translated from the coding sequence ATGATCAACGCTCGAATCCTCGTGATCGAGGATGACAAGTTTCTGCGCCGGGCCTGCGAAGTCAGCCTCGGGAAAAGGGGATTTACGGTGCTGACGGCCGTGGACGGCGAAGAAGGGATCCGGCAGGCGCTCTCCGGATCCCCGGACCTCATTCTCCTGGACATGCTCATGCCGAGGCTTACGGGAATCGAGACGCTGGAGGTGCTGAAAAGGGAAGAGAAGACGCGTCACATCCCGGTGGTCATCCTCTCCAATTCCTCCATCGAGGCCGACGTGCAACGGGCGAAGGCCCTGGGCGCCGTCGGCTACCTTGTCAAGGCGTCGCTTTCGCTGCGCGAGCTTGGGGACCGGGTGATCGGTTTCCTCGAGCAGGCCGGGATGGACCCGGGGACCCCGCAGGATCCGCCCCGGTGA
- a CDS encoding GAF domain-containing protein — MAVPLLRALFRSDSASAGASPEPSPSPVEALCRVFCVLAVGALLFLTVSAGLCALMPGPGGRGGLVLTFGLIGLLLLAGAVYSGVRMVRQALSDSRRNSECLLEAKQRALELAALYDTSHDVSVQHELSTLLQTILERAKNLLSAAGCAIFLYDSEQNDFQIAAEVGVGMPVGSHLPMDRGPAGHVARTREPLILKDYRTWPDRSRDISKLPIKSTVLVPMMRGGELVGVLGVHELVGTSREFNEADARLLSLFADNAASAVRVARLLEAVRDSEERFRIAARCASDIVYDWDLAADSVVFFGARYDQLRAENQPVARTRQEFWDTVHPDDLQRVRRAFHSHLEAGTLFSEEYRISDGKGAYLIVSDRAMAIRNQKGKAVRLIGAVTDITERKRAEQMKTDFVSFVTHQLRTPLSGVKWMLELAMETLDNPEEMQSFVRDARISTDRLIGLVNDLLDVSRLERGSIKVARRPVDLAGLTREVVAELDPLVKDKRQRFSVLAPERLPEPRVDPQLIRQAVLNLIANAVKYTPEEGEVRVRIEAGDGGLRWEIRDTGIGIPPADMRKLFEKFYRAGNVLAVETEGTGLGLYLVRLIVERFGGRVWCESEEGVGSTFVFTLPLENGEVR; from the coding sequence ATGGCCGTTCCGCTGCTTCGCGCACTGTTTCGATCCGATTCGGCCTCTGCCGGAGCTTCCCCCGAGCCCTCGCCCTCCCCCGTGGAGGCTCTCTGCCGCGTATTCTGTGTCCTGGCGGTCGGGGCGCTCCTGTTCCTCACGGTCTCTGCGGGCCTTTGCGCGCTGATGCCGGGGCCGGGCGGGAGGGGGGGGCTCGTCCTGACGTTCGGCCTGATCGGGCTGCTGCTGCTCGCGGGGGCCGTGTACTCCGGGGTCAGGATGGTGCGTCAGGCCCTGTCGGATTCGCGGCGGAACTCCGAGTGCCTTCTGGAAGCGAAGCAGCGGGCGCTCGAGCTGGCGGCCCTGTACGACACCTCCCACGATGTTTCGGTGCAGCATGAATTATCCACGCTGCTGCAGACGATCCTGGAAAGAGCCAAGAACCTGTTGTCGGCCGCGGGCTGCGCCATCTTCCTCTACGACTCCGAGCAGAACGATTTCCAGATCGCGGCCGAGGTGGGGGTGGGGATGCCGGTCGGGTCGCACCTCCCGATGGACCGGGGTCCCGCCGGGCACGTGGCCCGGACCCGGGAGCCGCTGATCCTCAAGGACTACCGAACCTGGCCCGACCGCTCGCGCGACATCAGCAAGCTCCCGATCAAGTCCACCGTGCTCGTCCCGATGATGCGCGGGGGGGAACTGGTCGGGGTCCTGGGGGTTCACGAACTCGTGGGGACCAGCCGGGAGTTCAACGAGGCGGACGCGCGGTTGCTCTCCCTCTTCGCCGACAACGCCGCCAGCGCCGTGCGGGTCGCGCGGCTGCTCGAGGCGGTGCGCGACTCGGAGGAGCGGTTCCGCATCGCGGCCCGGTGCGCCAGCGACATCGTCTACGACTGGGACCTCGCCGCCGACAGCGTGGTCTTTTTCGGGGCCCGGTACGACCAGCTGCGGGCCGAGAACCAGCCCGTGGCCCGGACCCGGCAGGAGTTCTGGGACACCGTGCACCCGGACGATCTCCAGCGGGTGCGGAGGGCGTTTCACAGTCACCTGGAGGCGGGAACGCTCTTTTCGGAGGAATACCGGATATCGGACGGGAAGGGGGCCTACCTCATCGTTTCCGATCGTGCCATGGCGATCCGGAACCAGAAGGGGAAGGCCGTGCGGCTGATCGGGGCGGTGACCGACATCACCGAGCGCAAGCGCGCCGAACAGATGAAGACCGATTTCGTCTCCTTCGTGACCCACCAGCTGCGGACCCCCCTGTCGGGGGTGAAGTGGATGCTCGAACTGGCCATGGAAACCCTCGACAACCCCGAGGAGATGCAGTCCTTCGTCCGGGATGCGCGCATTTCGACCGACCGGCTGATCGGGCTGGTCAACGACCTGCTGGATGTCTCGCGCCTCGAGCGGGGGAGCATCAAGGTGGCCCGGCGTCCCGTCGACCTGGCCGGCCTGACCCGGGAGGTGGTCGCGGAACTCGATCCGCTGGTGAAGGACAAACGGCAGCGGTTCTCGGTGCTGGCCCCCGAGCGTCTTCCCGAGCCCCGGGTGGACCCCCAGCTGATCCGGCAGGCGGTCCTCAACCTGATAGCGAACGCCGTGAAATACACCCCGGAGGAGGGGGAGGTCCGGGTCCGGATCGAGGCCGGCGACGGCGGGCTGCGCTGGGAGATCCGGGACACCGGCATCGGCATCCCCCCGGCTGACATGCGGAAGCTGTTCGAAAAATTTTACCGCGCGGGCAACGTCCTCGCGGTGGAAACGGAAGGCACCGGCCTGGGGCTGTACCTGGTGCGCCTGATCGTGGAGCGATTCGGCGGCAGGGTCTGGTGCGAATCCGAGGAAGGGGTGGGCTCCACCTTCGTTTTCACCCTTCCCCTCGAAAACGGAGAAGTTAGATGA